A genomic stretch from Podospora pseudoanserina strain CBS 124.78 chromosome 3, whole genome shotgun sequence includes:
- a CDS encoding hypothetical protein (EggNog:ENOG503PYIY) gives MAPGDTVRIRGNPVLYKVIAVNGCMLTILVMNPQPDGQYLDFSPTSIQTIDEYRVEKVDDC, from the exons ATGGCT CCCGGAGATACAGTTCGAATTCGCGGCAACCCGGTCCTGTACAAAGTCATTGCAGTAAATGGCTGCATGCTCaccatcttggtgatgaaTCCGCAACCAGATGGGCAGTACCTGGACTTCAGTCCGACCTCGATACAAACTATAGACGAATATCGCGTCGAAAAGGTGGATGATTGTTGA
- a CDS encoding hypothetical protein (EggNog:ENOG503P1CY; COG:Q), with translation MASLAGRTMTRGAWAYVDAVDAKGEESHGRLVRNWEIDSGHHMMNTEEGRKVEAKLWSETMEELERVAGVRAFLGVQQQ, from the exons ATGGCCAGTCTGGCAGGAAGGACGATGACTCGGGGGGCGTGGGCGTATGTCGATGCGGTAGATGcgaagggagaggagagtCATGGAAGATTGGTGAGAAATTGGGAGATCGATTC GGGACACCACATGATGAATacagaggaaggaaggaaggtTGAAGCTAAGCTCTGGTCCGAGACtatggaggagttggaaaggGTTGCAGGTGTCAGAGCATTTCTGGGAGTGCAACAGCAGTAA